From the Comamonas antarctica genome, the window AGCGGCGTCTACACGCTGCGCCTGCAGTCCCTGCACCCCGGCAGCGCCGCCAGCGTGCTGGACGGCGTCATCGTGCGCGCGCGCGCCGAGAACGCGGCCACCACCGAAGGCTCGGGCAGCTATGCCGCAGCCCAGGTGACGGCCAATATCGGCCAGCAGCGGGTGCGCGACATTCCCCAGCCGGTGAGCGTGCTCACGCGCCAGTGGATCGACGACCAGGCCCTGCCCGACCTGCACGCGGTGCTGAGGAACGCCACCGGCGTGACCGTCGACTACATCGACAGCGAGCGCATCAACTACTACGCGCGCGGCTACCAGATCGACTCGCTGCAGGTCGATGGCATGGGCATCAACCAGGTGACCTCGGCCGCGACCTTCATCCAGCCCGACACCGCCATGCTCGACCGCGTCGAGGTGCTGCGCGGCGCCTCGGGCCTGCTGCGCGGCGCGGGCAATCCGTCGGCCGTGGTGAACCTGGTGCGCAAACGCCCCAGCGCACAGTTCCAGGGTTCGGCGGCGCTGACGCTGGGCTCCTGGGACCGCCGGCGCCTCGAAGCCGACCTGTCGGGGCCGCTCAACGACGCCGGCACGCTGCGCGCGCGCCTGGTGGCGCTGGCCGACGACAAGGCCGCGTTCCAGACCGCGCGCCACGAGAAGCGCCAGAGCGTCTATGCGGTGCTCGAGGCCAACCTGAGCCCGCAGACGCGGCTCACCGCCAGCCTGCAGCAGACCGCGCTTGACGCGACCGGATCGTGGGGCGGCCTGCCCGCGAACCTCGACGGCAGCCAGCTCGGCTTGCCGCGCAGCACCTACCTGGGCACGCCCTGGAACGCCTGGAACCGCAGCAACCGCCAGGCCTATGTCGAGCTCGACCACCGCCTGGACCATGGCTGGCAGTTCAAGGCCCAGGCCGCGCGCAGCTATTTCCGCTCCGATGGCTTCAAGCAGACCTCGTTTTCCAGCGCCAGCGACACCAACCCCTATCTCGCCAACGTCACCACCTCGATCTATGACGGCGAAGCCAGCAGCCAGGGCACGCTGAGCCTGCAGGCCACGGGCCCGTTCGAGTGGCTGGGCCGGCGCCATGAGCTGGCGCTGGGCCTGGACATGCAGCGCGTGCGCGCCATCGGCAGCTCCGGCTACTGGGACGTGAGTCCGCTGTATGGCGTCGACATCCGCAGCTGGGACCCCTACACCAGCTACCCCGAGCCGGCCTACGGCGCGGGCAACGGCAACGCCTATTCCGCGCCCACGGCGCATGTGCACCAGCATGGCGGCTTCGCGCGTGTGCGCCTGTCGCTGAGCGACGCGCTCACCGCCATCGCCGGCGCGCGCCTGAGCTGGTGGGACTACCACGAGCCGGCCACGCCGGGCAGCGGCTATGGCGTGCGCCACGAACCCACGCCCTATGCCGGGCTGGTGTACGCGCTCTCGGAGCAGGTCAGCGCCTACGCCAGCTACAGCCGGATCTTCAGCTCGCAGAACAAGAAGCAGGCCGATGGCAGCCTGCTGCCGCCGATCGAGGGCCAGGACTTCGAAGCCGGCCTCAAGGGCGAGTTCCTGGACGGCCGGCTGCAGGGCACGCTGTCGGCCTTCGACATCGAATACACCGGCAGCGCGCTCGAGGACACGGCCTCGCCCATGCCCTGCCTGCCGTATTACCTCGCGGGCCGCTGCTACCTGGCCGGCGGCAAGAGCCGCAGCCGCGGCTGGGAGGCGGAGTTGTCGGGCGCGCCCGCGCCCGGTTGGCAGCTGCTGGCCAGCTACACCCACACCCGCAGCCGCATCCTGCGCGACGACAGCACGGCGCTGGTCGGCCAGCCGCTGCGTCCGGCCGACCCGCAGTATGCGCTGCGCGTGTTTGCCAGCCGCCAGCTGGCCAGCCCCTGGCCGGGCTGGACCGTGGGCGCCGGGGTCCGGCTGCAAAGCCGCACCTATACCAGCGTCGGCAACGTAACCACCCGCCAGGGTGGTTATGCGCTTTTTGATGCGCTCGTGGCCTACCGCTTCAGTTCCACGCTGGCACTGCAGCTCAATGCCAACAACCTGTTCGACAAGGTCTATTACGCCAAGTTCTCGCCCAACAGCCGGTTCTTCAACAACTACTACGGCGACCCGCGCAACCTGACGCTCACGTTGCGCGCGACCTTCTGAACACCGCTTTCCAGCCGTTTTCCCTTTCCATAACCTCTGATGTGAATGCAATGAAAAATCGTTCCTACTGCGCTTCCCCGCGCTTTGCCGCCAAGCCGCTCGCCCGCCTGATGGCGCAATGCCTGGGCACCGGCCTGGCCCTGGCCTCGCTGGGCGCGGCCGCCCAGAGCGCCGACAAGGCGCTGCAGGAGGTGGTGGTCAGCGACCAGGCCGCGGCCATTGGCGGCCTGCAAAAGACCTATTCGGGCGGACAGCTGGCGCGCGGCGGCGACCTGGGCATCCTGGGCCGCACCGACCTGATGAACGTGCCGTTCAGCACCACCAACTACACCGCCTCGTACATCGAGAACCAGCAGGCGCTGAACATCTCCGACGTGGTGATGAGCGATGCCTCGGTGCGCACGCTGCAGGCGCGCGGCGGCTTCGGCGAAGACTTCCAGATCCGCGGCTTCAGCCTGGGCATGCGCGATGTGTCGCTCAATGGCCTGTACGGCCTGGTGCCCGCCACGCGCGTGCCGCTGGAGATGATCGAGCGCGTCGAAGTGCTCAAGGGCCCGGGTTCGCTCACCAATGGCGTCGGCCCGAGCGGCAGCGTCGGCGGCAACATCAACCTGGTGACCAAGCGCGCCGGCGACGAACCGCTGACGCGCGTCATCGGCACCTACATGGGCCAGTCGCAGTTCGGCACCCACCTCGACGTGGGCCGGCGCTTTGGCACCGACAACCAGTGGGGCGTGCGCGCCAACGGCGTGTGGCGCAATGGCGAGGGCAATATCGACAATGGCCGCCAGCGCCTGGGCCTGGGCTCGCTGGGCCTCGATTTCGCCGGCGACAAGCTGCGCTGGTCGCTCGATGCACTGGCCACCGACGGCAAGACCGAAGAGGTCCGCCCGCAGATCGGCTTTCGCAGCGGCACCACCCAGGTGCCGGCCGTGCCCGACGCGCGCCTGAACTTCTTCCCCGGCACGCTGCTGACCGACAAGGCCAAGACCGTGATCTCGCGCCTCGAGTACGACCTCAACGACGCCACCACCGTCTACGGCGGCATCGGCTACAGCGATACCAAGAGCAACCAGACCTTCCCCGGCACCTGGGGCATGGAGCCCGATGCGCAGGGCAACTTCGGCGTCTACAACGGCTACTACGACGAGTACAACAAGACCAGCTCGGCCGATGCGGGCCTGCGCACGCGCTTCAAGACCGGCGGCGTCGGCCATACGCTGGTGCTGTCGGCCAACCACATGGCGCGCGAGACCGGCTACTTCTACACCAGCACCGCCACCGCCAATCCGTCCAACCTCTACAACCCGTCGCCGCTGCCCGTGATCACCGCGGCGCGCGGCGCGCCCAGCAAGACCGCCGACCTGACGCAGCAAAGCGTGGCGATTGCCGACACCCTGGCCTTTGCCAATGAGCGCGTGCTCGTGACCCTGGGCCTGCGCGACCAGAGCATCCACCAGAAGAGCGTCAACGGCTCGACGCCGTACAAGGCCAGCGCCGTCACGCCGCTGGCCGGCGTGGTGCTCAAGGCCGCGCGCGACACCTCGATCTACGGCAACTACACCGCCGGCCTGCAGGCCGGCTCCACCGCCGGCCCGACCTATGCCAACGCCGGCCAGGTGTTCGCGCCGCAGAAGACCAAGCAGATCGAGATCGGCGTGAAGCAGGACTGGGGCGTGCTGATGACGCAAGCCGCGCTGTTCCAGATCACCCAGCCCTCCACCACCACCGAAGGCAATGTCTACAGCTTTGGCGGCGAGCAGCGCAACCGCGGCCTGGAACTGACGGCCTACGGCGAAGTGCAGCGCGGCCTGCGCCTGATGGCCAGCGCGGCCTTCCTCGACGCCAAGCTGACGCGCACCGACGGCGGCGTCAACCAGGGCAACGATGCCAACGGCGTGCCCGCGCGCACCTTCAACGTGGGCCTCGACTGGGACACCCCCTGGGTGCCGGGCCTGAGCCTCAATGGCCGCGTGATCAGCACCTCGTCGATGTACTTCGACGCCGCCAACCAGCTGCGCATGCCCGGCTGGAGCCGTGTCGACATCGGCGCGCGCTACCGCACCAAGGTCGGCAGCCAGCCGCTGGTGCTGCGCGCCAGCCTCGAAAACGTGTCCGACAAGGCGTACTGGGTGACCAGCACCAACCCGAGCTATGCCACCGTGGGCGCGCCGCGCACGCTGATCCTGTCGGCGCAGATCGATTTCTGATCGCCTGAACCCGCCCGGCACCGCCAAGGCCTCGAAGCCCTGGCGGTGCCTTTGACTTTTCATCCTCAGCCACAAAGCCAATGCAAAGCCATACCATCAAGACCTGGGCCTGGGTACACAAATGGAGCAGCCTGGTCTGCACCGTTTTCATGCTGCTGCTGTGCCTCACCGGCCTGCCGCTGATCTTCCACCACGAGATCGGCCACCTGCTGGGCACCGAAGTCGAAGCCCCGGAGATGCCCGCCGGCACGCCGCATGCGAGCCTGGACCAGGTGCTCGACGTGGCGCGCGCGCAATACCCCGAGCGCATCGTGCAGTTCGTCTCCAAGTCCGACGAGACCGACGACATCTGGTACGTGACCATGACGCCGACGCCGGCCAACACCGACGACTTCCGCACGGTGGTCGTCGATGCCCGCACGGCCGAGCTGCTGCCGCTGCAGCCGCGCTTCGACGAAGGCTTCATGTGGATCATGTTCAAGCTGCATGTCGACCTGTTTGCGGGCCTGCCGGGCAAGCTCTTCCTGGGCTTCATGGGCTTGCTGCTGCTGGTGGCCATCGTCAGCGGCGTGGTGCTTTATGCGCCGTTCATGCGCAAGCTCGACTTCGGCACCGTGCGCCGCGAGCGCACGGCGCGCGTCAAGTGGCTGGACCTGCACAACCTGCTGGGCATCGTCACGCTGGTGTGGCTGTTCGTGGTCGGCGCCACCGGCATGATCAACACCTGGACCGACCTGGTGATCAAATACTGGCAGCACGACCAGCTCAGCAGCGTGCTCGCGCCCTACCAGGGCCAGCCGACGCTGGCCCAGGCCCAGCGCGCGCCGCTGCAGCAGTCGCTTGACGCGGCCATGCAGCAGGTGCCCGGCTCCAAGCTGTCGTTCATCGCCTTCCCCGGCACCAGCTATTCCAGCCCGCACCACAACACCGTGTTCCTGCGCGGCGACGAACCGCTGACCTCCAAGCTGCTGCACCCGGTGCTGGTCGATGCCAAGACCTCGGCCGTGACGGCGGCGCCGGCCATTCCCTGGTACCTCACCGCGCTGCTGGTCTCGCAGCCGCTGCACTTCGGCGACTACGGCGGCCGCGCCATGCAGATCATCTGGGCGCTGCTGGATATCGCCAGCATCTTCGTGCTCGGCACCGGGCTCTATCTGTGGCTGAAGAAGGGCCGCACGGCCGCCAGGCCGCAGGAGCTGCACGGCGACGCGAAAACCATTGCCCGGGAGGCCACGCCATGAAGCCGGCGCGCATGAAAAACCGTTTCCTGTCGCTGTGGGGCTGGCCCATCGTACTGGGCCTGCTCACGGCCATCGGCCTGGTCTCCGCGCTGTTCAGCGACGGCGGCTTCGGCGACCAGCTGTCGGGCGTGTGCCTGGGCATCGTCACGGCCGTGGGGCTGTGGTTCAGCTTCCGGCGCTGACGGCTGCCCCTTGCGCTGCCTGTCTCAGCGCACGGCGGGTGTTTCCTGGGCACGCGCAATGCGTGCCACACCCAGCTTGAGGCCGACCACGCCGAAGATGCGGTTCATGGTCTGGACGCTGCCTTCGCTGCGCTCCTGCTCGATATCCTGCAGCGTGCGATGGGCCACTCCGGTGAGTTTCGCCATCTCGGCCACGGTCAGCCGCATCGTGGTTCGGAGATGGCGCACCGCCTGCGGCAATGACCATTGCGGATGGGACAGCACATCCTCGATGGCCTGCTGGCGCAGTTCCAGTTGCTCGGCAATCGAAAGCGGGTTGAAACGTTTGTCCATGGTGCTCAGGCCAATGCAGCCAGTTCCTGCGCCCGGGCCAGGAGGCCGGGGCGCAAGTGGTTCAACACGTCGGCATCGATACCCATGGCCTCGCCTTCGGCAGCAATGCGCCGCAGCGCGGGCACCATGGCCCGCAAGCCTTCCACCAGCGCCGCACGTTGCAGCAGCGCCGGGCCCTTCTTGCGGCGCGCGCGCTGCACCTGCCGCGCGCTTTCGCACACACTGTCGAGTACGCGTGACCAGTCGGGCCTGCCGCCGTCATTGCCCTCCCAGCGGATGCGCCGCGCAATGCCGTCGGGATGCAGGTACATGGGCGCGAAGTCGAACAGCGGCGTCAGCGTGATGCGGCCGGAAAAATCCCTTTGCAGGGCCGTGTTGCGCGCATGGTTGTCCTTGTTCCCCAACGCCAGATTGGCCACATCGCGCCGCAGGTATTCCAGCACCTCCTGCTGCGGGTCGGTGCAATAGCGCAGCAGCCCCTCACAGACCTGGTCATGCGAGGGGACGGCTTCGAAGCCGGGCATGCCGGTCAGCGTCGCAATGCTCTCCTGGGCCAGGCGCACGACCGCGCCATTTTCCACGCGGCGGTCGAAGCGCTCGATGAATAGCGCGCGCTCGCGCAGCACCAGCGGGGCATGCACCCGCATCCCCAGTTCCTTGGCCAACTGCATGTACACCGCTTCATGGCGCAGGATGCTGGCCAGGCCAGGATCGGTGCCGCGGCCAAACTTGACGATGTAATGCCTGCAGGCCTGCTCGTCCGGCAGCGTATGGTCCAGGTAAAGCAGCCCGTCATGGGCCCGCGTCAGCAGCACCTTGGGCCACTCGCCCTGCACTCCCGAGGAGCCGGCGACAAACAGACCATGTGCCGCCAGGTATTCGGAAAAATCGTCGCCGCGCTGCGCCACTTCCTCGTCGGTAAAGCCGCGGAAACCGCCGGCATGGTCGGCAAGCCAGGCGGCAGCTTCCTTGACGCGCAGGTTGCCAATGGGATTGCCGGAGCCGGCGAGCAGCAACGGCCAGTCGGCCACTGCGTCCGCCGTGGGCGGCAACCCCATGCGCCGCAGCAATTCCTGGCGGCCAAAGCCCTGGGGCAGCAGGTCGATGAGAAATACCGGCCAGTGCGCCAGTTGCACCGGCTCCAGACCCACGGGCCAGGCAGCGCACAGCGCATGCGCATCATTTTCCCGGCTGTGCTCGAAAGCCCAGTCGACCGCATAGCCGGTATACGACGGGCTTCTCCAGCCCGCGTTTTCCGGGCCGAGCAAGCGCACGCTGGCAACGTCATGCCAAGCGCCGGATGCATGCAACTGAAGGGTGCAATGACTCATTTACACGGAATTCTAGCAAATATAGGCCGTTTTGACCGCCTAATTAGATTACTTTTCCGTGCAAATAGCATCAACGCAGTATTCAGAGAGCCGGGTGACAGTGCCTTTCACATGCCGCGAAACACCGCCGGCCGTTTTTCCGCAAACGAGCGGATGCCCTCCTGCACATCGGCCGTCGCATAGAGCCGGCGCTGCTGCGCCTCCAGCACCTCGGCCGCGGCCTGCGGGCCGGAGCCCAGGGCCAGGCGCGCGTTCTCCAGCGTGGCCTGCACCGCCAGCGGCGCCTGGGCCGCGATGCGCTGCGCGTAATGCCAGGCGCGCGCGAATTCCTGGCCCGCGGGCACCACCTCCTGCACCAGGCCCATGGCCAGCGCCTCCCGGGCCGTGAACTCGTCGCCGGTGAGCAGGAACTTCATCGCCTGGCCCCAGCCCGCGCGCTGCGGCAGGCGGATGGTGGCGCCGCAGGTGGGCATGATGCCGCGCGCGACTTCCTGCTGCGCGAAGCGGCAGTTGTCGGCGGCCACGCAGATCTCGCTGGCCAGCGCCAGTTCCACCGCCAGCGTGAAGCTGATGCCCTTGAGCGCCACGACCATGGGCTTGCGCCGCAGCCGGCCGCGCAGGTTGAACGGGTCGACCTCCTCGGGCGGATACAGCGGCAGGCCGGCCTGGCGCAGCGGCGCGATCTTCGCCAGGTCGACGCCGGCGCTGAAATGTTCGCCATGCGCATGCAGCAGGCCGACAAACAGGTCGGAGGAATCCTCGAGCCGCGTACAGGCCCGGGCCAGCTGCGTGAACATGGCCGGCGTGAAGCCGTTGCGCTTTTCGGGCCGGTCGATGCCGATCAGCAGCACGGCGCCGCGCTGCTCCACCGTGATCTGCCCATCGGGATCGCGGGCCGTCGGCGTGTCTGTCACGGGCGCTTCCTGCATGGCCATCAATCCAGCGCCAGATTCATGGGTTTGACAATCGCGCCCCAATGCACATATTCCGCATGCAGCAATTCGCCAAACTGTTTCGGGCTGGCCGAGGAAACCGCGGTTTCTCCGCCCGCGGCCAGCTTGGCGGCAAAATCCGGCGTGGCGACAGCGGCCACCACCGCCTGGTGCAGGCGGTTGATCACGGGCGCGGGCGTGCCCGCGGGTGCCAGCAGGCCGAAATTGGTATAGGCCACGAGATTCGGATAACCCGCTTCGCGCAGGGTCGCGACATCGGGAATCTGCGCCGCGCGTTCCTCGGACATGATGCCCAAGATGCGCAGCTTGCCCGCCTGGTGCATGCCGATGGCGCTGGACATGACTTCGATATTCACGTCGATGCGCCCTCCCATCAGGTCGGCATAGGCCGCGGCCGTGCCCTTGTACGGCACCTCGACCATTTTCACGCCCAGGGTGCGGCCCATCCATTCGCCGATGATGTTCGTGAGACTGCCGGTGCCGGTGGTGCCGTAGCTCACGCCGCCGGGCTTGGCCTTGGCCCAGGCAATGAATTCCTGCATGTTCTTCGCCGGAAAATCCGGCGCCGCCACGACGCCGAACGGCAGCCGCGAGACGATGGAGATCGGCGCGAACTCCTCGGGCTTGTAGCTGAGGCGGCGGTAGATGTAAGGGTTCACCGACGTCGTGGTGCCCGGCGCCATGAACAGCGTATAGCCATCCTTGGGTGCGCGCGCGATATAGGCCGCGGCCAGCGTGGTGGCGGCGCCCGGGCGGTTCTCGATCAACACCGCGGTGCCGAGG encodes:
- a CDS encoding TonB-dependent receptor; translation: MKNRSYCASPRFAAKPLARLMAQCLGTGLALASLGAAAQSADKALQEVVVSDQAAAIGGLQKTYSGGQLARGGDLGILGRTDLMNVPFSTTNYTASYIENQQALNISDVVMSDASVRTLQARGGFGEDFQIRGFSLGMRDVSLNGLYGLVPATRVPLEMIERVEVLKGPGSLTNGVGPSGSVGGNINLVTKRAGDEPLTRVIGTYMGQSQFGTHLDVGRRFGTDNQWGVRANGVWRNGEGNIDNGRQRLGLGSLGLDFAGDKLRWSLDALATDGKTEEVRPQIGFRSGTTQVPAVPDARLNFFPGTLLTDKAKTVISRLEYDLNDATTVYGGIGYSDTKSNQTFPGTWGMEPDAQGNFGVYNGYYDEYNKTSSADAGLRTRFKTGGVGHTLVLSANHMARETGYFYTSTATANPSNLYNPSPLPVITAARGAPSKTADLTQQSVAIADTLAFANERVLVTLGLRDQSIHQKSVNGSTPYKASAVTPLAGVVLKAARDTSIYGNYTAGLQAGSTAGPTYANAGQVFAPQKTKQIEIGVKQDWGVLMTQAALFQITQPSTTTEGNVYSFGGEQRNRGLELTAYGEVQRGLRLMASAAFLDAKLTRTDGGVNQGNDANGVPARTFNVGLDWDTPWVPGLSLNGRVISTSSMYFDAANQLRMPGWSRVDIGARYRTKVGSQPLVLRASLENVSDKAYWVTSTNPSYATVGAPRTLILSAQIDF
- a CDS encoding helix-turn-helix domain-containing protein — encoded protein: MDKRFNPLSIAEQLELRQQAIEDVLSHPQWSLPQAVRHLRTTMRLTVAEMAKLTGVAHRTLQDIEQERSEGSVQTMNRIFGVVGLKLGVARIARAQETPAVR
- a CDS encoding PepSY-associated TM helix domain-containing protein, coding for MQSHTIKTWAWVHKWSSLVCTVFMLLLCLTGLPLIFHHEIGHLLGTEVEAPEMPAGTPHASLDQVLDVARAQYPERIVQFVSKSDETDDIWYVTMTPTPANTDDFRTVVVDARTAELLPLQPRFDEGFMWIMFKLHVDLFAGLPGKLFLGFMGLLLLVAIVSGVVLYAPFMRKLDFGTVRRERTARVKWLDLHNLLGIVTLVWLFVVGATGMINTWTDLVIKYWQHDQLSSVLAPYQGQPTLAQAQRAPLQQSLDAAMQQVPGSKLSFIAFPGTSYSSPHHNTVFLRGDEPLTSKLLHPVLVDAKTSAVTAAPAIPWYLTALLVSQPLHFGDYGGRAMQIIWALLDIASIFVLGTGLYLWLKKGRTAARPQELHGDAKTIAREATP
- a CDS encoding TonB-dependent siderophore receptor; the encoded protein is MPRPSPPLPPHGRRAPARRRHAGAALLAGCMWLVPALAMAQAAAPARAELRSFQIAAGPLSHVIAQYANQAGVALSFDAAQLGTRRSPGLQGSYSVKDGFARLLEGTELQAVHESSGVYTLRLQSLHPGSAASVLDGVIVRARAENAATTEGSGSYAAAQVTANIGQQRVRDIPQPVSVLTRQWIDDQALPDLHAVLRNATGVTVDYIDSERINYYARGYQIDSLQVDGMGINQVTSAATFIQPDTAMLDRVEVLRGASGLLRGAGNPSAVVNLVRKRPSAQFQGSAALTLGSWDRRRLEADLSGPLNDAGTLRARLVALADDKAAFQTARHEKRQSVYAVLEANLSPQTRLTASLQQTALDATGSWGGLPANLDGSQLGLPRSTYLGTPWNAWNRSNRQAYVELDHRLDHGWQFKAQAARSYFRSDGFKQTSFSSASDTNPYLANVTTSIYDGEASSQGTLSLQATGPFEWLGRRHELALGLDMQRVRAIGSSGYWDVSPLYGVDIRSWDPYTSYPEPAYGAGNGNAYSAPTAHVHQHGGFARVRLSLSDALTAIAGARLSWWDYHEPATPGSGYGVRHEPTPYAGLVYALSEQVSAYASYSRIFSSQNKKQADGSLLPPIEGQDFEAGLKGEFLDGRLQGTLSAFDIEYTGSALEDTASPMPCLPYYLAGRCYLAGGKSRSRGWEAELSGAPAPGWQLLASYTHTRSRILRDDSTALVGQPLRPADPQYALRVFASRQLASPWPGWTVGAGVRLQSRTYTSVGNVTTRQGGYALFDALVAYRFSSTLALQLNANNLFDKVYYAKFSPNSRFFNNYYGDPRNLTLTLRATF
- a CDS encoding Bug family tripartite tricarboxylate transporter substrate binding protein, whose amino-acid sequence is MRYSLAWRKWGLCIGTAICAAGAWAQAFPSKPVTIVVPYAPGGPTDITARRVGELMAKNLGTAVLIENRPGAATTLAAAYIARAPKDGYTLFMAPGTTTSVNPYIYRRLSYKPEEFAPISIVSRLPFGVVAAPDFPAKNMQEFIAWAKAKPGGVSYGTTGTGSLTNIIGEWMGRTLGVKMVEVPYKGTAAAYADLMGGRIDVNIEVMSSAIGMHQAGKLRILGIMSEERAAQIPDVATLREAGYPNLVAYTNFGLLAPAGTPAPVINRLHQAVVAAVATPDFAAKLAAGGETAVSSASPKQFGELLHAEYVHWGAIVKPMNLALD
- a CDS encoding crotonase/enoyl-CoA hydratase family protein, with protein sequence MTDTPTARDPDGQITVEQRGAVLLIGIDRPEKRNGFTPAMFTQLARACTRLEDSSDLFVGLLHAHGEHFSAGVDLAKIAPLRQAGLPLYPPEEVDPFNLRGRLRRKPMVVALKGISFTLAVELALASEICVAADNCRFAQQEVARGIMPTCGATIRLPQRAGWGQAMKFLLTGDEFTAREALAMGLVQEVVPAGQEFARAWHYAQRIAAQAPLAVQATLENARLALGSGPQAAAEVLEAQQRRLYATADVQEGIRSFAEKRPAVFRGM
- a CDS encoding type II toxin-antitoxin system HipA family toxin encodes the protein MSHCTLQLHASGAWHDVASVRLLGPENAGWRSPSYTGYAVDWAFEHSRENDAHALCAAWPVGLEPVQLAHWPVFLIDLLPQGFGRQELLRRMGLPPTADAVADWPLLLAGSGNPIGNLRVKEAAAWLADHAGGFRGFTDEEVAQRGDDFSEYLAAHGLFVAGSSGVQGEWPKVLLTRAHDGLLYLDHTLPDEQACRHYIVKFGRGTDPGLASILRHEAVYMQLAKELGMRVHAPLVLRERALFIERFDRRVENGAVVRLAQESIATLTGMPGFEAVPSHDQVCEGLLRYCTDPQQEVLEYLRRDVANLALGNKDNHARNTALQRDFSGRITLTPLFDFAPMYLHPDGIARRIRWEGNDGGRPDWSRVLDSVCESARQVQRARRKKGPALLQRAALVEGLRAMVPALRRIAAEGEAMGIDADVLNHLRPGLLARAQELAALA